In Epilithonimonas zeae, a single window of DNA contains:
- the rpsH gene encoding 30S ribosomal protein S8: MVTDPISDFLTRVRNAQSAGHKVVEIPASKIKKEITKILFDQGYILNYKFEDNAVQGAIKIALKYDKQTNKPAIKSIQRASRPGLRQYKGSEELPRVLNGLGIAIISTSKGVMTDKKARQEKVGGEVICYVY; the protein is encoded by the coding sequence ATGGTAACAGATCCAATTTCAGATTTCCTAACAAGAGTAAGGAACGCACAAAGCGCAGGCCACAAAGTGGTGGAAATTCCTGCATCGAAAATCAAAAAAGAGATCACTAAGATTCTTTTTGACCAAGGTTATATCTTGAACTACAAGTTCGAGGATAATGCAGTTCAAGGAGCTATCAAGATCGCTTTGAAGTATGATAAGCAAACAAACAAACCTGCTATCAAGTCTATTCAAAGAGCTTCTAGACCAGGTCTTCGTCAGTACAAAGGTTCTGAGGAACTTCCAAGAGTACTAAATGGGCTAGGTATAGCTATCATCTCTACTTCTAAAGGAGTAATGACTGATAAAAAAGCTAGACAAGAGAAAGTGGGAGGTGAAGTAATTTGCTACGTATATTAA
- the rplF gene encoding 50S ribosomal protein L6, which produces MSRIGKAIIEVPAGVTVTEKEGVVTVKGPKGELSQELTGGISFSQEDGVLTFTRPSDSKEHKALHGLYRALINNMIVGTSTGFTKQLELVGVGYRASHNGQRLELALGFSHGIVLELPKEVTLDTLTEKGKNPIITLSSYDNQLLGMVAAKIRSFRKPEPYKGKGVKFVGEIIRRKAGKSA; this is translated from the coding sequence ATGTCAAGAATTGGTAAAGCAATTATAGAAGTTCCTGCTGGAGTTACAGTTACCGAGAAAGAAGGTGTTGTAACGGTTAAAGGTCCTAAAGGAGAATTATCTCAGGAGCTTACAGGAGGAATCAGCTTCTCACAAGAAGACGGTGTACTTACGTTCACTCGTCCTTCTGACTCAAAAGAACATAAAGCGCTTCACGGTTTATACAGAGCGCTTATCAACAATATGATTGTTGGTACTTCTACAGGTTTCACTAAGCAATTAGAGCTAGTAGGAGTTGGATACAGAGCATCTCACAATGGCCAAAGATTAGAATTGGCTCTTGGATTTTCTCACGGTATCGTATTGGAGCTTCCAAAAGAAGTGACTTTGGATACATTGACAGAAAAAGGGAAAAACCCGATCATTACATTATCTTCTTACGATAATCAACTTCTTGGAATGGTGGCTGCTAAGATCAGATCTTTCAGAAAACCTGAGCCTTACAAAGGAAAAGGTGTGAAATTCGTGGGCGAAATCATTAGAAGAAAAGCCGGTAAATCTGCATAA
- the rplR gene encoding 50S ribosomal protein L18, producing the protein MALTKVEKRIRIKRRVRGKISGSAELPRLSVFKSNKEIYAQLVDDKDGKTLVSASSREKGVDAKGTKVEVSVAVGKAIAAKAKAAGIESVVFDRNGFVYHGRVKALADGAREAGLKF; encoded by the coding sequence ATGGCATTAACAAAAGTTGAAAAACGAATCAGAATCAAAAGAAGAGTAAGAGGGAAGATTTCCGGATCTGCAGAATTACCAAGATTATCTGTATTCAAAAGTAATAAAGAAATCTACGCTCAATTGGTAGATGACAAAGACGGTAAAACATTAGTATCTGCTTCTTCTAGAGAGAAAGGAGTAGACGCTAAAGGAACGAAAGTAGAAGTATCTGTAGCAGTTGGTAAAGCTATCGCAGCTAAAGCTAAAGCGGCAGGTATCGAAAGTGTTGTATTTGATAGAAATGGTTTTGTGTATCATGGTAGAGTGAAAGCTCTTGCTGACGGTGCTAGAGAAGCAGGTCTTAAATTCTAA
- the rpsE gene encoding 30S ribosomal protein S5 yields the protein MVDSNIERVKPGGLELKDRLVAVNRVTKVTKGGRAFGFSAIVVVGNEDGVIGYGLGKSKEVASAIAKAVEDAKKNLVKVPVINHTIPHQTSARYGGADIFLRPASHGTGLIAGGAVRAVLESAGVHDVLSKSKGSSNPHNVVKATFNALLDIRRPEEIARMRGVSLSKVFNG from the coding sequence ATGGTAGATAGTAATATAGAAAGAGTTAAACCTGGAGGATTAGAATTAAAAGATCGTCTGGTTGCTGTTAACAGAGTAACTAAAGTAACCAAAGGAGGTAGGGCATTTGGATTTTCTGCAATTGTTGTTGTAGGAAACGAAGATGGTGTTATCGGTTACGGACTTGGTAAATCTAAGGAAGTTGCTTCTGCTATCGCGAAAGCTGTAGAAGATGCTAAGAAAAACTTAGTGAAAGTTCCTGTAATCAATCACACAATTCCTCACCAAACTTCTGCTAGATACGGAGGTGCTGATATCTTTTTGAGACCAGCTTCTCACGGTACAGGACTTATCGCTGGTGGTGCTGTAAGAGCGGTACTAGAGTCTGCAGGTGTACACGACGTATTGTCAAAATCCAAAGGTTCTTCTAACCCTCACAATGTTGTGAAAGCTACTTTCAACGCATTGTTGGATATCAGAAGACCAGAAGAAATTGCAAGAATGAGAGGTGTTTCTCTAAGTAAAGTGTTTAACGGTTAA
- the rpmD gene encoding 50S ribosomal protein L30 codes for MATIKVKLVRSAINRSKTQKRTLEALGFKRLQQVVEHEATPSILGMIASVSHLLEVQK; via the coding sequence ATGGCAACAATCAAAGTAAAATTAGTTAGAAGTGCTATTAATCGTTCTAAAACTCAAAAAAGAACACTTGAAGCACTAGGATTTAAGAGACTTCAACAAGTTGTAGAACACGAAGCTACGCCTTCCATTTTAGGAATGATCGCTTCTGTAAGTCACTTATTAGAAGTTCAGAAATAA
- the rplO gene encoding 50S ribosomal protein L15, protein MNLNNLKPSAGSTFSTKRIGRGQGSGYGGTSTKGHKGQKARAGYSQKIGFEGGQMPLQRRLPKFGFKNINRKEFRAINLDTIQTLIDTKNITGDITRDVLVENGLASKNELVKILGRGDLKSGVSISADKFTKSAEEAINKAGGKAITL, encoded by the coding sequence ATGAATTTAAATAATTTAAAACCATCAGCTGGTTCTACATTCAGCACAAAAAGAATTGGTAGAGGCCAAGGAAGCGGATACGGTGGTACTTCAACAAAAGGACATAAAGGTCAAAAGGCTAGAGCTGGTTATTCTCAGAAAATCGGTTTCGAAGGTGGACAGATGCCTTTGCAAAGAAGACTACCTAAATTTGGTTTCAAAAATATTAATAGAAAAGAGTTTAGAGCAATCAATCTTGATACTATCCAAACTTTGATCGATACTAAAAACATCACAGGTGATATCACTAGAGACGTTTTGGTAGAAAACGGTCTTGCATCTAAAAACGAATTAGTAAAAATCTTAGGAAGAGGTGATTTGAAATCTGGTGTTTCTATCTCTGCTGACAAGTTTACTAAGTCTGCTGAAGAAGCAATCAACAAAGCAGGAGGTAAAGCAATTACTCTTTAA
- the secY gene encoding preprotein translocase subunit SecY, translated as MKEFIQTLKNIWSLKELRDKILLTLSLVLVYRFASYVSLPAINTAEVGNLLQHYQNQGGNQQGAGLLGLLSSFTGGAFSRASIMALGIMPYISASIIVQLMGMAIPYLQKLQKDGESGRNTLNQITRWLTIGVCLVQAPSYLTSVTQFFLPYSQFSSAYYVDPASLMFWLPSIIILVAGSVFAMWLGEKITDKGIGNGISILIMVGILADLPTAFYQEVLTQNGKGGLGSIMILVEIVFWLLVILLAIILSVAVRKIPIQYVSRAQARGGVSRNLMEGARQWIPLKVNAAGVMPIIFAQALMFVPGLLTKVDESNTFLAGFKNVFSWQYNVLFALLIIIFSFFYTAITIPVNQMADDLKRNGGLIPKVRPGKETADYLDDILSKITLPGAIFLSIFAVLPAIVHGAFVQTDRFALFFGGTSLLIMVGVILDTVQQINTYLLNHHYDGLMQSKLSRSSNL; from the coding sequence ATGAAAGAATTTATACAAACACTTAAAAACATTTGGAGTCTAAAAGAGCTTAGGGATAAAATTCTCCTGACGCTTTCTTTGGTCCTTGTGTATAGATTCGCATCTTATGTTTCTCTTCCTGCTATTAACACGGCGGAAGTAGGAAACTTATTACAACATTACCAAAATCAAGGCGGGAACCAACAAGGGGCCGGCCTTTTGGGTTTATTGTCATCTTTCACAGGTGGAGCTTTTAGCCGTGCCTCTATTATGGCATTGGGAATCATGCCATATATTTCGGCATCTATTATTGTACAGTTGATGGGAATGGCTATTCCATATCTTCAAAAGTTACAGAAAGATGGTGAAAGTGGAAGAAATACTTTGAACCAAATTACCAGATGGTTGACTATCGGGGTTTGTCTTGTACAGGCACCATCATATTTGACATCTGTTACGCAATTCTTTTTACCTTATTCACAGTTTTCATCAGCATATTATGTTGATCCGGCATCTCTGATGTTCTGGTTACCAAGTATCATTATTTTGGTAGCAGGGTCTGTATTTGCAATGTGGCTAGGAGAAAAAATTACGGACAAAGGTATTGGTAATGGTATCTCTATTTTGATTATGGTGGGTATCCTTGCAGATCTTCCGACTGCATTTTACCAAGAAGTTCTAACACAGAATGGTAAAGGTGGATTAGGAAGCATCATGATTTTAGTAGAAATTGTATTCTGGTTATTGGTAATTTTATTAGCTATCATATTATCTGTAGCGGTAAGAAAAATCCCAATCCAGTATGTAAGTAGAGCTCAGGCAAGAGGTGGTGTAAGCAGAAACTTGATGGAAGGTGCTAGACAATGGATTCCATTGAAGGTGAATGCCGCTGGTGTAATGCCAATCATCTTTGCACAAGCATTAATGTTTGTTCCTGGATTACTTACGAAAGTTGATGAATCAAATACGTTTTTGGCTGGTTTCAAGAATGTTTTTAGCTGGCAATACAACGTATTGTTTGCGTTATTGATTATAATTTTCTCATTTTTCTATACAGCAATTACCATTCCTGTAAATCAGATGGCTGATGATTTGAAGCGTAATGGTGGGCTTATTCCTAAGGTTAGACCTGGAAAAGAAACGGCAGATTATTTGGATGATATTTTATCCAAAATAACTTTGCCTGGTGCAATATTTTTGTCTATCTTTGCAGTCCTTCCGGCAATAGTGCACGGAGCGTTTGTTCAGACAGATAGATTTGCTCTCTTTTTTGGGGGGACATCGTTGTTAATTATGGTTGGAGTTATCTTGGATACCGTTCAACAAATTAACACATATCTGCTGAACCATCATTATGATGGGTTGATGCAATCTAAATTATCAAGATCATCAAACCTTTAA
- the infA gene encoding translation initiation factor IF-1, whose amino-acid sequence MAKQKHIEQDGVITEALSNAQFRVELENGHVLIAHISGKMRMHYIKLLPGDKVRLELSPYDLTKGRITFRY is encoded by the coding sequence ATGGCTAAACAGAAACATATAGAACAAGACGGCGTGATTACGGAAGCACTTTCCAACGCGCAGTTCCGTGTAGAGCTGGAGAATGGGCATGTTTTAATTGCCCATATTTCTGGTAAAATGAGAATGCATTATATAAAACTCTTACCTGGAGACAAGGTAAGACTCGAACTCTCTCCTTATGACTTGACTAAAGGGAGAATAACTTTTAGATATTAA
- the rpmJ gene encoding 50S ribosomal protein L36 yields MKVRASIKKRSADCKIVRRKGVLFVINKKNPKFKQRQG; encoded by the coding sequence ATGAAGGTTAGAGCATCTATCAAAAAAAGAAGTGCTGATTGCAAAATTGTACGCAGAAAAGGCGTGCTTTTCGTAATCAACAAAAAGAACCCTAAATTTAAACAAAGACAAGGTTAA
- the rpsM gene encoding 30S ribosomal protein S13 — MARISGIDLPKNKRGVIGLTYIYGVGRSTASEILKNAGISEDKKVNEWNDDELAAIRGYISDNVKVEGELRSEVQLNIKRLMDIGCQRGIRHRLGLPLRGQRTKNNSRTRKGKRKTVANKKKASK, encoded by the coding sequence ATGGCGAGAATTTCAGGTATTGATTTACCAAAGAACAAAAGAGGCGTTATCGGTCTTACTTACATCTACGGTGTTGGAAGAAGTACTGCTTCAGAAATTTTGAAAAACGCTGGAATCAGCGAAGACAAGAAAGTCAACGAATGGAATGACGATGAATTGGCTGCAATCAGAGGTTATATCTCAGACAACGTAAAAGTTGAAGGAGAATTGCGTTCTGAAGTGCAATTGAACATCAAGCGATTGATGGACATAGGATGCCAACGAGGAATACGTCACAGACTAGGACTACCTTTAAGAGGCCAGAGAACGAAAAACAACTCTAGAACCCGTAAAGGAAAGAGAAAAACAGTTGCTAACAAGAAAAAAGCAAGTAAATAA
- the rpsK gene encoding 30S ribosomal protein S11 gives MAKQTKVVKKRKVKVEAIGEAHIQASFNNIIISLTNKAGEVISWASAGKMGFRGSKKNTPFAAQMAAENCSQVAFEAGLRRVKVFVKGPGAGRESAIRTLHNSGIEVSEIVDVTPMPHNGCRPPKRRRV, from the coding sequence ATGGCAAAACAAACTAAAGTAGTTAAAAAAAGAAAAGTAAAAGTTGAGGCTATTGGTGAAGCGCATATTCAGGCTTCTTTCAATAACATCATCATTTCTTTAACAAATAAAGCAGGAGAAGTTATCTCTTGGGCTTCTGCCGGTAAAATGGGTTTCAGAGGTTCTAAAAAGAATACTCCATTCGCAGCTCAAATGGCTGCAGAAAACTGTTCTCAAGTAGCTTTCGAAGCTGGTCTTAGAAGAGTTAAGGTGTTTGTAAAAGGTCCAGGTGCTGGTAGAGAGTCTGCAATCAGAACTTTACACAATTCTGGAATCGAAGTAAGTGAAATCGTTGACGTGACGCCTATGCCTCACAACGGTTGTAGACCACCTAAAAGAAGAAGAGTTTAA
- the rpsD gene encoding 30S ribosomal protein S4: MARYIGPKTKIARKFGQAIYGDDKNFERRKNQPPGQHGPNKRRGAKKSEYATQLAEKQKAKYTYGILEKQFANLFDKAHRSKGVTGEVLLQLCESRLDNVVYRLGFAKTRAAARQLVSHRHITVNGELVNIPSYLLKAGDEIAVREKSKSLEVISNALAYKANYEWLQFNDEKKTGTFTSAPERIQIPEDIKEQLIVELYSK, translated from the coding sequence ATGGCAAGATATATTGGACCTAAAACAAAAATTGCTAGAAAATTTGGTCAGGCAATTTACGGAGACGATAAAAACTTCGAAAGAAGAAAAAATCAACCACCAGGACAACACGGTCCTAACAAAAGAAGAGGTGCGAAAAAATCAGAATACGCTACTCAGCTAGCTGAAAAGCAAAAAGCTAAGTACACTTATGGTATTCTAGAAAAGCAATTCGCTAACCTTTTTGATAAAGCTCATAGAAGCAAAGGTGTAACAGGTGAAGTTCTTTTACAACTTTGTGAGTCAAGATTGGATAACGTTGTTTACAGACTAGGTTTTGCTAAAACAAGAGCTGCTGCTAGACAATTGGTTTCTCACAGACACATCACTGTGAACGGAGAACTAGTTAACATCCCTTCTTATTTGCTAAAAGCTGGTGACGAGATTGCAGTGAGAGAGAAATCAAAATCTCTTGAAGTAATTTCTAACGCTTTAGCATACAAAGCAAATTATGAGTGGTTACAATTCAATGACGAGAAAAAAACTGGTACTTTCACAAGTGCACCTGAGAGAATTCAGATTCCTGAAGATATCAAAGAACAGTTGATCGTCGAATTATACTCTAAATAA
- a CDS encoding DNA-directed RNA polymerase subunit alpha has translation MAILTFIKPDKVILLNSTDFKGQFEFRPLEPGFGLTIGNALRRVLLSSLEGYAISSIKIEGVEHEFSTIPGVIEDVTEIILNLKQLRLKAKTENPGTEQVTAKISGKNVVTAGDLGESIVNFEVLNPDLLIATLAEDVTFEITFNVEKGRGYVPSDQNKSNNAPVGTIAIDSIFTPIKKVQYSIENYRVEQKTDYEKLVLDIETDGSITPQNALTEASKILIYHFMLFSDERITLETEAVKASIQYDEETLHTRQLLKSKLADMDLSVRALNCLKAAEVETLGELVSFSKSDLMKFRNFGKKSLTELEELVHSKGLNFGFDVAKYKLDADK, from the coding sequence ATGGCAATTTTAACATTTATAAAACCCGATAAAGTAATCCTGTTAAATTCAACTGATTTTAAAGGACAATTCGAATTCAGACCTTTGGAACCAGGTTTCGGGCTTACTATCGGTAATGCATTGAGAAGAGTTTTACTTTCTTCTCTGGAAGGATATGCTATTTCATCTATCAAAATAGAAGGCGTAGAGCACGAGTTTTCAACTATACCAGGAGTGATTGAAGATGTTACGGAAATCATTCTTAATCTTAAACAACTTCGTCTAAAAGCTAAGACAGAAAACCCAGGAACTGAGCAGGTAACTGCAAAAATCTCTGGTAAAAATGTAGTTACAGCTGGAGATCTAGGAGAGTCAATTGTAAATTTTGAAGTTCTTAATCCAGATTTGTTAATTGCTACTTTGGCTGAGGATGTTACGTTTGAGATTACTTTCAACGTAGAAAAAGGAAGAGGATATGTTCCGAGTGATCAGAACAAATCAAACAATGCTCCTGTTGGGACTATTGCTATTGACTCTATCTTTACACCTATCAAGAAAGTACAGTACAGTATCGAAAATTATCGTGTAGAGCAAAAAACAGACTACGAAAAATTGGTATTGGATATCGAAACTGATGGATCTATCACGCCTCAGAATGCTTTAACAGAAGCTTCTAAGATTTTGATTTATCACTTCATGTTGTTCTCAGATGAGAGAATCACTCTAGAGACGGAGGCTGTAAAAGCTTCTATCCAATATGACGAAGAAACACTTCACACAAGACAACTTCTTAAGTCAAAACTAGCAGATATGGATCTTTCTGTAAGAGCCCTTAACTGTTTGAAAGCGGCTGAAGTAGAAACTCTTGGAGAGCTTGTTTCTTTCAGTAAGTCTGATTTGATGAAATTCAGAAATTTTGGTAAAAAATCTTTAACAGAACTTGAAGAATTGGTTCACTCAAAAGGACTAAATTTCGGGTTTGATGTTGCAAAATATAAGTTAGACGCTGATAAATAA
- the rplQ gene encoding 50S ribosomal protein L17, which translates to MRHGKKINHLGRTAPHRKAMLSNMACSLIEHKRINTTVAKAKALRVYVEPILTKAKEDTTHNRRTVFSYLQSKEAVTELFRTVAPKIAERNGGYTRIIKTGFRAGDSADMAMIELVDFNDIYNPNAEEKKTTRRSRRSTAAPKAAATVEATEAKVEETPAAETATEEKTEE; encoded by the coding sequence ATGAGACACGGTAAAAAAATAAATCACTTAGGTAGAACAGCTCCGCATAGAAAAGCAATGCTTTCTAACATGGCTTGTTCACTAATTGAACATAAAAGAATCAACACTACTGTTGCTAAAGCTAAAGCTTTAAGAGTTTACGTGGAACCAATCCTTACTAAAGCTAAAGAAGATACAACGCACAATAGAAGAACAGTTTTCTCTTACCTACAAAGTAAAGAAGCTGTTACTGAATTGTTCAGAACTGTAGCTCCAAAAATCGCTGAAAGAAATGGTGGTTACACAAGAATCATTAAAACTGGCTTCAGAGCTGGTGATTCTGCTGATATGGCAATGATTGAATTGGTAGATTTCAACGATATCTACAATCCAAATGCAGAAGAGAAGAAAACAACTAGAAGAAGTAGAAGATCTACTGCTGCGCCTAAGGCTGCTGCAACTGTTGAAGCTACAGAAGCTAAAGTTGAAGAAACTCCTGCTGCTGAAACTGCTACAGAAGAAAAAACTGAAGAATAA
- a CDS encoding glycoside hydrolase family 97 protein: MKVNCRDFLKILSVVILLFGFSPTVDAQNLKNDIVKSPDGSITLEFGTNQGKVFYKVSKDGKSILNDSYLGFELKESSLKDNFSVKNISHSKFDETWQQPWGEEIDVRNHYNEMKVSVKENSKLAREFVINFRVFDDGFGFRYEFPKQKNLKEFVIMDELTEFNFADDHKTWSIPYNTEFYEGLFKSNPISKLDTVATPLTMETKSGLFLTVHQANLTDYAMMNLAGDKTSTKLKAYLTPWATGEKVFAKAPSVTPWKTMIIAKSAGDLMLSRLMLNLNEPNKLGDVSWIKPGRYIGIWWAIHMEKYTWKAGPNHGAKTENVLRYIDFAAKHNFSGVLVEGWNKGWEDWKDFKFSEPYPDFDIKKITDYAKSKNVTLIGHHETAGNTVNYESQMSDAFAYYKKYGVDVVKTGYVGGKLDGKQPHSSQYGVRHYRKVIEEAAKHKIMIDNHEPVMPTGLQRTLPNLMTQEGVRGQEWDAWSKDGGNPPEHTTIIPFTRGLAGPIDFTPGTFNFTNPVLPNTKVHTTLAKQLALSVVIYSPLQMASDMIENYENNPAFEFITNCPTDWSKTVVPDAKIGDFVTIARKDKASENWFLGSITNKDARTVKLDLKFLDAGKKYKAKIFRDGKGADYEKNPYPVIIEEKEVDSKTILSVDLARSGGVAIIFTKL, translated from the coding sequence ATGAAAGTAAACTGCAGAGATTTTCTCAAGATCTTATCTGTCGTTATCTTACTGTTTGGATTCTCTCCAACAGTAGATGCACAAAATCTTAAAAATGACATTGTCAAATCTCCGGACGGAAGCATTACATTAGAATTTGGGACCAATCAAGGTAAAGTGTTTTACAAAGTTTCCAAGGATGGGAAATCTATTCTGAATGATTCTTATCTCGGCTTTGAATTGAAAGAAAGTTCTCTTAAAGATAATTTTTCAGTCAAGAACATCTCTCACTCTAAGTTTGATGAAACCTGGCAGCAACCTTGGGGCGAAGAAATTGATGTGAGAAATCATTACAATGAAATGAAAGTCTCTGTCAAAGAAAACTCAAAATTAGCAAGAGAGTTTGTTATTAATTTCAGAGTGTTTGATGATGGATTTGGTTTCAGATACGAGTTTCCAAAGCAAAAAAATCTGAAGGAATTTGTCATTATGGATGAGCTGACAGAATTTAATTTTGCTGATGACCATAAAACCTGGTCGATTCCTTACAATACAGAATTCTACGAAGGTTTGTTCAAGTCCAATCCTATTTCCAAATTGGATACTGTTGCAACACCTTTGACAATGGAAACCAAGAGTGGACTATTCTTAACTGTTCATCAAGCAAATTTAACCGATTATGCAATGATGAATCTTGCCGGAGATAAAACCTCAACCAAACTGAAAGCATATCTCACACCGTGGGCAACCGGAGAAAAAGTTTTTGCAAAAGCACCTTCAGTTACACCTTGGAAAACAATGATTATTGCGAAATCTGCCGGTGATCTGATGCTTTCAAGATTAATGTTAAACCTTAATGAACCAAATAAATTAGGTGATGTTTCCTGGATTAAACCAGGAAGATATATCGGAATCTGGTGGGCCATCCATATGGAAAAGTACACTTGGAAAGCGGGACCAAACCACGGTGCGAAAACTGAAAACGTCTTGAGATATATCGATTTTGCAGCTAAGCACAATTTTTCCGGAGTTTTAGTGGAAGGCTGGAACAAAGGTTGGGAAGATTGGAAAGACTTCAAATTCTCTGAACCTTATCCGGACTTTGATATCAAGAAAATAACGGATTATGCTAAGTCCAAAAATGTGACGTTAATTGGTCACCACGAAACTGCTGGTAATACTGTTAATTACGAAAGCCAAATGAGTGATGCATTTGCTTACTACAAGAAATATGGTGTTGATGTCGTGAAAACCGGTTACGTTGGTGGAAAACTAGATGGTAAACAACCTCACAGCAGTCAGTACGGTGTTCGTCATTACAGAAAAGTCATTGAGGAAGCAGCTAAGCACAAAATTATGATTGATAATCACGAACCTGTTATGCCAACTGGTTTGCAAAGAACTTTACCTAATCTAATGACGCAGGAAGGTGTTCGCGGACAAGAATGGGATGCTTGGTCAAAAGATGGAGGTAACCCTCCGGAACATACGACGATTATTCCTTTCACAAGAGGTTTGGCTGGTCCGATTGATTTCACGCCAGGGACTTTCAATTTCACTAATCCTGTGTTGCCGAATACAAAAGTGCACACGACTTTGGCTAAGCAATTGGCTTTGTCTGTTGTCATTTACAGTCCGTTGCAGATGGCGTCTGATATGATTGAAAACTATGAAAACAATCCAGCTTTTGAATTCATCACAAATTGTCCTACGGATTGGAGCAAAACTGTAGTTCCTGATGCAAAAATTGGTGATTTTGTAACCATTGCAAGAAAAGATAAAGCGTCTGAAAATTGGTTCTTAGGGAGCATTACCAACAAAGATGCAAGAACCGTAAAACTAGATTTGAAGTTTTTAGATGCTGGTAAGAAATATAAAGCGAAGATTTTCCGAGACGGAAAAGGTGCAGATTATGAAAAGAATCCTTATCCAGTTATCATCGAAGAAAAAGAAGTAGACAGCAAAACTATTCTGTCCGTTGATTTAGCAAGAAGTGGAGGAGTAGCTATTATTTTTACTAAGCTTTAA